Proteins encoded in a region of the Methanobrevibacter millerae genome:
- a CDS encoding toll/interleukin-1 receptor domain-containing protein: MVHDAYICYDEKDQQISEAICDVFEQNNIRTWIKSRDFSSDDPVDNITNAISDSKCFILIYSKNSKDTNYVITEVDIAFSRDIPILIFSIDDIRIGKNLQFILDRKKMIYSFPDTKHQLEILIKDTSEFVKKPINKIKTNSKSLSVLEKVNPKRKENIAKKYLKIAVPVAVILILVYLFAVLPMGQNSSEDGIFSMNITGVDASGSRYVVHGESLNMPANPEKYFMNIKFFDANENMLFEVNSTADEFKSGVICDCDVHTNNITHIEFKLMDINNKLLSNQSYTIK, from the coding sequence ATGGTGCATGATGCTTATATATGTTATGATGAAAAAGACCAGCAGATAAGCGAAGCAATATGTGATGTATTCGAGCAGAACAATATCAGAACATGGATTAAGTCAAGGGATTTTTCTTCGGATGACCCTGTAGATAATATTACCAATGCAATATCAGATTCCAAATGTTTTATTCTTATTTATTCAAAGAATTCAAAGGATACAAACTATGTGATAACTGAAGTGGATATAGCATTTTCAAGAGACATTCCCATCCTGATATTCAGCATTGACGATATAAGGATAGGCAAGAATCTCCAGTTCATTTTGGATAGAAAAAAGATGATATACTCATTTCCAGATACTAAACATCAGCTGGAAATCCTTATAAAAGACACATCAGAATTTGTAAAAAAACCAATAAATAAAATTAAAACCAATTCAAAGTCACTTAGTGTACTTGAAAAGGTAAATCCAAAAAGAAAAGAAAACATTGCAAAGAAATATCTAAAGATTGCAGTTCCAGTAGCTGTCATATTGATTCTGGTATATCTTTTTGCAGTTCTTCCGATGGGGCAGAACAGTTCCGAAGACGGCATATTTTCCATGAACATCACTGGTGTCGATGCAAGCGGAAGCAGATATGTTGTTCATGGAGAATCTCTAAACATGCCTGCCAATCCGGAAAAATACTTCATGAACATTAAATTTTTCGATGCAAATGAAAATATGCTTTTTGAAGTAAATTCTACAGCTGATGAATTTAAATCAGGGGTGATATGTGACTGTGATGTTCACACTAATAATATTACACATATTGAATTTAAACTGATGGACATAAACAATAAACTGCTTTCAAATCAAAGTTATACAATTAAATAA
- a CDS encoding toll/interleukin-1 receptor domain-containing protein, which yields MSLDNYKHDVFISYSTKDSDVANKICYVLEQNNLKCWIAPRDIASGKIYIDEIAAAIKSTRIVVLIYSKDSQNSKYVDNEINMAFSNNKPILSFNIDDTLPKENMEYYLKVTQWLNAHPNPEDEFETLIIDALKLCNENSDVSIIIDFSDYKQDDLSSHKKDYISLILLFTPLYWFSIIYMGIVSSKKLWALMGVIYLIPTLICLLIYFQIFGQLFLYYPMFILFALLFFIFWAMCIIYGLVIRNEFLTRKSVLRFASSNEEIFDYLYDEYSQI from the coding sequence ATGAGTCTGGATAACTACAAGCATGATGTTTTTATAAGCTATTCCACAAAAGACAGTGATGTGGCCAATAAGATATGTTATGTTCTGGAGCAGAACAATCTAAAATGCTGGATAGCTCCCCGTGATATCGCTTCAGGCAAAATCTATATTGATGAGATTGCAGCAGCCATAAAATCCACAAGAATCGTTGTTTTAATATATTCAAAAGATTCCCAGAATTCAAAATATGTTGACAATGAAATCAATATGGCATTTTCCAACAACAAACCTATCCTTTCATTCAACATTGATGATACTCTGCCTAAGGAAAACATGGAATACTATCTGAAGGTAACGCAATGGCTTAATGCACATCCAAATCCTGAAGATGAATTCGAAACACTGATTATTGACGCATTGAAATTATGTAATGAAAATAGTGATGTTTCAATCATCATAGACTTCTCAGACTATAAGCAAGATGACTTGTCCAGTCACAAAAAGGATTACATATCCCTCATACTGCTTTTCACTCCACTTTACTGGTTTTCAATTATCTATATGGGAATTGTTTCAAGCAAAAAGCTATGGGCATTGATGGGAGTAATATATTTGATTCCGACATTAATTTGTTTGCTGATTTATTTCCAGATCTTTGGACAACTGTTCCTTTACTATCCAATGTTTATTCTATTTGCATTGCTCTTTTTCATATTCTGGGCAATGTGTATAATATACGGACTTGTAATTAGAAATGAATTTTTAACCAGAAAGTCAGTTTTAAGATTTGCATCATCAAATGAGGAAATCTTTGACTATCTTTATGATGAATATTCACAAATTTGA
- a CDS encoding DUF11 domain-containing protein, translating into MKLRYLILVVTIGVMFSLGCVAASENITSDASSVDDAPSAIGNNIDMISEDLTDKNTELYAENTSGSSAALSVDVSVKSSFVKNSFNRAGSEVPWTISVTANGGALHNIKANETFSSNLIYLSHNATVGEYNPITGIWSIGELKSYENASLVILTRLKTDGTFKLTSYVSADSNDAYLSNFITTSIKSGSSKVTSNVTKTSDDKKGPQHNSHYASENTDSDIRQVEDEKPAVESSDDESSGIETKSKSDMKSQLISSDDLDSLPSDDASPLDTIAKTTDSVAREISSTFESIGNSILDIFNPSSGSDDSDSNSSGSPIKAISAHNYAIIPVLIFAVFLIILLPMAVYNKIKS; encoded by the coding sequence ATGAAATTAAGATATTTAATATTGGTAGTAACCATAGGAGTAATGTTTTCTCTTGGATGCGTTGCAGCCAGTGAAAATATAACTTCAGATGCATCGTCCGTGGATGATGCTCCATCAGCTATCGGTAATAATATTGATATGATTAGTGAAGATTTAACTGACAAAAACACTGAGTTATATGCCGAAAACACATCCGGCAGCAGTGCCGCTTTGTCTGTTGACGTGAGCGTTAAAAGCTCATTTGTAAAAAATAGCTTTAATCGTGCAGGATCTGAAGTTCCATGGACTATTTCTGTCACGGCAAATGGAGGGGCTCTTCATAACATCAAGGCAAATGAAACGTTTTCCTCAAATTTAATATATCTATCACATAATGCAACAGTTGGAGAATATAATCCAATAACTGGAATTTGGAGTATTGGTGAATTGAAAAGTTATGAAAATGCATCCTTAGTGATACTGACAAGACTAAAAACTGATGGTACATTCAAGCTCACATCCTATGTATCTGCAGATTCAAATGATGCATATTTATCAAATTTCATCACTACATCCATCAAAAGCGGTTCATCAAAAGTAACATCCAACGTTACAAAAACAAGTGATGATAAAAAAGGGCCGCAGCATAATAGCCATTATGCTAGTGAAAACACAGATTCTGATATAAGGCAAGTTGAAGATGAAAAGCCTGCAGTTGAAAGTTCTGATGATGAATCATCAGGCATTGAAACAAAATCAAAATCAGACATGAAATCACAGCTGATTTCATCAGATGATTTGGATTCACTTCCTAGTGATGATGCAAGTCCATTAGACACAATAGCCAAAACAACTGATTCTGTTGCCCGTGAAATTTCAAGCACTTTTGAATCAATAGGCAATTCAATATTGGACATATTCAACCCGTCTTCAGGTTCTGATGATTCAGATTCCAATTCATCAGGCTCTCCAATAAAAGCTATATCAGCCCATAACTATGCAATCATTCCAGTTTTAATCTTTGCAGTATTCCTGATTATATTATTGCCTATGGCTGTTTATAATAAAATCAAATCCTAA
- a CDS encoding Ig-like domain-containing protein — translation MKKRFLIILLFVFIISLSCVSAVEDVNQTIYDDTNDLVSGEDTLSVSLSEDELSAKDDGTFTALQEKINNAGAGSTIYLENDYKYDQGFSSDGIVINHKITIDGNGHTIDALGKSRVFDIHAYLELKNINFINGYNDVSSFLYAGKYGSYQTSPTINIDSCNFSDSTGGPAIVFGGEMEVYNSNFNNNNGAIRGSCTHLTVKDSKFSNNYADDGAAIYYYPWVTSGKLNIENCMFTDNVASNLGGAVYASYGLSSNIKNSTFIRNQAKNGGAVYSPNYINIIQSNFFNNLAKEGGAIELYKGNVLNSFFMFNTAEKGGAISASNSLIDSCDFNNNDADIGGAIYTAEPKITSNNWLTAIYNCNFKDNAVSQSGASIAALGATNVYNCKFSQNVNHECIYYKTHENKNKLNISDNKIDSDYTYDIYYNSTNSFDFKTFLVFENETVAPKDAVTICKLYDKDGNAIRIFNNKIYESGYDIKAILTNVDDSSIRYECSLGYFDEGTGGYRLRCDFKEGVYKVTGYLSSKFTDNCDVIDGYLTVGGSVLNVPDVTKDYGGPERLEITLTESGSPVANVNVNININGVDYSRTTDSKGKASMAINLPVGTYDVIVTYKDISTSAKVTVNPLNTKTTLVYNKNSHNSVTLTATISPATVGGKVTFIVNGKEYSAAVSGAKATYTLNNLAVGSYEAKATYSGDINHKSSSSTSVKFTVEDVKIEVSAPDLTKYYNGPERFVVTVKEDYKAVVGKNVTINLNGRSYIRTTDSDGQASMAINLNSGKYKITTEYGGIKVYSTVTVKDTVISNDFTKIFRNDTQYYATFIDSQGNLLKNTQVKLNINGVYYTRTTNDQGIAKMNINLNPGTYVLTATNPASGEQHTTRITVLPSIVENHDLTKFYKNESKYTLRILGGNGKPVGEGVTVKLNINGVFYERKTNASGYMNMNINLNPGTYIITAEYNGLMASNTVKVLPILSAKDVNMKYRDGTKFELKLLDGKGKPFAEQIITFNINGVFYNRITDSNGIARLNINLMAGEYIITSMYSNGAALANKVTISS, via the coding sequence ATGAAAAAACGATTTTTAATAATTTTATTGTTTGTATTTATTATCTCTCTGTCCTGTGTATCAGCAGTAGAAGATGTAAATCAGACAATTTATGATGATACTAACGATTTGGTTAGTGGTGAAGATACTTTAAGCGTATCTTTAAGTGAAGATGAATTAAGTGCAAAGGATGATGGAACTTTCACTGCATTGCAGGAAAAGATTAATAATGCAGGTGCAGGTTCAACAATCTATCTGGAAAATGATTATAAATATGATCAAGGTTTTAGCAGTGACGGTATTGTAATTAATCATAAAATAACTATTGACGGTAATGGCCATACAATTGATGCATTGGGTAAATCAAGAGTTTTTGATATTCACGCCTATTTGGAATTGAAAAATATAAATTTTATTAATGGTTATAATGATGTTTCTTCTTTTTTATATGCTGGAAAATATGGTTCATATCAAACATCACCAACTATTAACATTGATTCCTGTAATTTTTCTGATTCGACTGGCGGTCCGGCTATTGTGTTTGGGGGTGAAATGGAAGTATATAATTCTAATTTTAACAATAATAATGGTGCAATAAGAGGTAGCTGTACACATCTAACCGTGAAGGATTCTAAGTTTTCAAATAATTATGCTGATGATGGGGCGGCTATTTATTATTACCCGTGGGTTACATCAGGTAAGCTTAACATAGAAAACTGTATGTTTACAGATAATGTTGCAAGTAATCTTGGCGGTGCAGTTTATGCGAGTTATGGATTATCAAGCAATATCAAAAATTCCACTTTCATCCGAAATCAGGCTAAAAATGGGGGTGCAGTCTATTCGCCGAATTACATAAATATTATACAATCCAATTTTTTCAATAATCTCGCTAAAGAGGGAGGGGCAATAGAGTTATATAAAGGTAATGTTTTAAATTCATTTTTCATGTTTAACACTGCTGAAAAAGGAGGTGCAATTTCTGCCAGTAACTCTTTGATTGATTCCTGTGATTTTAATAATAATGATGCAGATATTGGCGGTGCAATTTATACCGCTGAGCCTAAAATCACTTCAAATAACTGGTTAACCGCAATATATAATTGTAATTTTAAAGATAATGCTGTTTCTCAAAGCGGTGCTTCCATAGCTGCTTTAGGTGCTACAAATGTTTATAATTGTAAATTCAGCCAAAATGTTAATCATGAATGCATATATTATAAAACACATGAAAACAAAAACAAATTAAATATATCCGATAATAAAATAGATTCCGATTATACTTATGATATATATTATAATTCAACGAATTCATTTGATTTTAAGACATTTTTAGTTTTTGAAAATGAAACTGTCGCTCCAAAAGATGCCGTTACTATCTGTAAATTATATGATAAAGACGGTAATGCTATCCGCATATTCAACAATAAGATTTATGAATCCGGTTATGATATTAAGGCAATATTGACTAATGTTGATGATTCTTCAATCAGATATGAATGCAGTTTGGGATACTTTGATGAAGGTACTGGCGGATATAGGCTTAGGTGTGATTTTAAGGAAGGCGTTTATAAAGTCACCGGTTACTTATCCAGTAAATTCACTGACAATTGTGATGTGATTGACGGATATCTGACTGTTGGCGGTTCTGTTTTGAATGTTCCTGATGTTACTAAAGATTATGGTGGTCCTGAGAGGTTGGAAATTACTTTAACTGAATCTGGTTCTCCTGTTGCCAATGTTAATGTTAATATTAACATTAATGGTGTTGACTATTCTAGGACTACTGACAGTAAAGGTAAGGCTTCAATGGCAATTAATCTGCCTGTAGGTACTTATGATGTTATAGTAACTTATAAGGATATTTCCACTTCTGCAAAAGTTACTGTTAATCCATTAAATACTAAAACTACTTTAGTTTATAATAAAAATTCTCACAATAGTGTTACTTTAACAGCTACTATTTCTCCGGCTACTGTGGGAGGTAAAGTTACTTTTATTGTTAATGGTAAAGAGTATTCTGCTGCGGTTAGTGGTGCAAAGGCAACTTACACTTTAAACAATTTGGCTGTGGGGTCTTACGAAGCTAAAGCCACCTACAGTGGTGATATTAACCATAAATCATCTTCTTCCACTTCAGTCAAGTTCACAGTTGAGGATGTTAAAATTGAAGTTTCTGCACCTGACTTAACCAAGTACTATAATGGTCCTGAAAGATTTGTTGTTACTGTTAAGGAAGATTATAAAGCAGTTGTCGGTAAGAATGTGACTATTAATCTTAATGGCAGGTCTTATATCAGAACAACTGACAGTGATGGTCAGGCTTCAATGGCAATTAACTTAAACAGTGGAAAATACAAAATAACAACAGAATATGGTGGAATTAAAGTATATTCTACTGTTACTGTAAAAGATACTGTTATTTCAAATGACTTCACTAAAATTTTTAGAAACGACACACAATATTATGCTACATTTATTGATTCTCAAGGAAATCTGTTAAAGAACACTCAAGTCAAATTAAACATCAATGGTGTCTACTACACCAGAACCACCAACGATCAGGGTATTGCAAAAATGAACATTAATTTAAACCCTGGAACTTATGTTTTAACTGCAACTAATCCTGCATCAGGCGAACAGCATACAACAAGAATTACTGTCTTGCCATCAATTGTGGAAAACCATGATTTAACTAAATTCTACAAAAATGAATCAAAATACACTCTTAGAATATTGGGTGGTAATGGAAAACCTGTTGGTGAGGGAGTTACTGTTAAATTAAATATTAATGGAGTGTTCTATGAGAGAAAGACAAATGCTTCTGGATATATGAACATGAACATTAACTTGAATCCTGGAACATATATAATAACTGCGGAATATAATGGACTTATGGCGTCAAATACCGTTAAAGTATTGCCAATTCTTTCAGCAAAAGATGTTAACATGAAATATCGTGATGGAACCAAGTTTGAATTAAAACTATTGGATGGTAAAGGAAAACCATTTGCAGAACAAATAATAACTTTCAATATCAATGGTGTGTTCTATAATAGAATAACTGATAGTAATGGTATTGCGCGCCTGAATATTAATTTAATGGCAGGGGAATACATAATTACTTCAATGTATTCTAATGGTGCTGCATTAGCAAACAAAGTAACAATATCAAGTTGA